Genomic DNA from Perca fluviatilis chromosome 12, GENO_Pfluv_1.0, whole genome shotgun sequence:
ccccctacaggttggaagcggaattgtgtccattatgtctcattcaaACTAAAGatccgatctggcaaacttacatagtgcggttatagccgatagagggcTGCAAAGCGagtgcagaagtgccgttcaccctgttacgagttgatgaaccactgaaacgatttattttaaggtacaaggatctttggtgttgctttaactgtcatcgccgcatgacgctcactttttctggcttaaCTCAACTCCCATGGGCCCTGAAAGGTGCCTGTACCCGGTTCAGAGTCAACTATTGgtggctaaacaactgccgctggtagccggcgtcccggagctccctagcggctaaatacaaccaacAACTGCCACTCAGATTTTATCGTTCTGTGGCACTATGTGCTCAcattacagcgctttacttggTTTAAAATAGCcaacttctattttaggtatatactGTAATATGGTCTATTGGGGGTCACTTTGAGAGGGGGGATACAGTTTGTCCCCACCagggataaaaataattcagcagaagcagggatatatgtgtgtgtgtgtgtgtgtgtgtgtgtgtgtgtgtgtgtgtgtgtgtgtgtgtgtgtgtgtgtgtgtcccaaaaATCGCACCCTGGTAATATAGGTCCTCACTGATGCCTGTATATTCACAGATTTTACTCACTCCTCGCCTCCAGGAGGACCCTGAGCGCCTCCGGATCCACCTTCCTCCGATTAGGACCCTCCAGCTCCGTCCCGTCCAAGGGCACGAGGGCCGGGTTGGCCCCGTGGTCTAGCAGCACGCGGATGAAGGCCACCTCACATCCGTGTCGCAGCACAGCATCCAGCAGGCAGGAGGCCAGGCCGCGGGTCAGGGCCTCCTGGCAGACGGGCCCCGTGTAGTTGAAATCAGGCTGAGCGCCGGCCTGGAGCAGCAGCTTGAAGCAGTGCAGGTGGTGGTAGGCGGCGCTGATGTAGAGAGGACACACCACCAGCGTGTTCAAGGTGCGAGCACTTAAAAGGAGCCGGGGACCCAACTGGTGGTCCATGTCTACATCAGCATTGAAcctggatgggggggggggaccatGGATAcagttttacttttcttttcttttttttatctggatGCCCTCTGaagaaaatacatatatactaaaaaagtaagtaagtgaagtttatttaaatagcacctatcacagacagagtcacaaagtgcttcacaggcaaaataaataaatacatttaaacaaaTTGATAATCATAAAAATCACAGTAAATCAGAGTAATACACCAGTAAGAACAGAACAGCTAGTAAGCCCTGATTGGTTAACTGCAAGATTATCTTGAAATAATATTAGAGAAGGCATTTGCTACAAATGTATGGGTCACATTTTGCCAATATATTGTGCATGTGAGTCTAGATCAAAACTTTGTGGGTAAAATGGACACTTTGTTTCCGTTTTAGAATGTCTTTCCTGTCAAATATTGACGTGTCAATGTGATTACTGTCCCATGTGGGCTGCTGTTGTTGACCAGCGGGAGCCTATGATTTGATTTTGTGCATTTTGAGAAAGATGGAAGAAGCTGTCAGGAAATAGCCAAACTGCTGCCTGAAGCAGTGGAACACATTGCATCACAGAGCAGTAGATCAAAATGCTGACCTCTCGACAatctagcctcgtgagaccgtcctgatctcgcgagctccagttttccactcgcagatcagtctggcatcttgagacagagaacatttggagccgttcgccaaacgaccgggccaatcagagttggttttgaggcgggtttaggtggtgatagacagatggtttatccaatcagctaaccagtattttcagacagcggtagccctaattctgttagctgctcgctaatgctttttttctcttggatccttcttttggaatatggaccgggaacctgaaaggggGACTTTTTgttcgttacacaaacggcaaatatcctttaccgacatgttgcttgcttgctgagctaacgagctatgctttgcctgcagcagcaggggcttgtggttgtattttcatacgccgttgatctgattggttgatcaccaacataggtgatagacagatggtttctCCAATcaagctaaccaggattttcgccccttcccaaaagttctccgacggaaagttcccagatggatatgccgagcaaatgcgaagcaatccatctggcggagtcagatGGACTGTTGTGTTTCTCATgacaaaatgactcaaaccgattaatcaattatcaaaacagttgtcgattaatcaattaatctttgcagctctagaggTTTTAGACTGATCCTCTCCTAACCTCACCTGATGAGTTCCTGCAGTACGTCCAGCCTTCCCACCCGGGCAGCATGGTACAGCGGGGTGCTGCGGTGGTGGCGACTTCCGTTGGGATCGGCTCCGGCTTCAAGGAGGATCCGGACGCAGTCCAGGTGACCGTTCACCACAGCTACGTAGAGGGCCGTTTGACCTTTTACATCAACTAGGTCCACCTCGGCTCCCTGGGCGATCAGATAGGCCACGCAAGCAGCATGTCCCGCTGTGGCTGCGATCCGCAGAGGGGTGCAGGGCAGACAGCCACAGCACCAAACAGACTTCTCATTGATGCGCCTGGCACAGTGGGAGAGAAGGGACTGGTTATTAGCTGTATCCTTAGATCCAACATATTGGATTTGTCACGCTCGCTCTTAggtttttgatgattttttttttttaaaataagggCGTACTCACACTTGGCCCAGTTGCCTTGAACCGTGCCCGAGCGTGATTGTCCCCCCTCCCCACTCCCCCGCtggcctgcacacacacactgcaataaAACATTCAGGGCCACAGCATGCTTACAGTACGTCATTACATTGCCGGACTCGCTGACAATAATTCCTGTTCATCTGTAATGGAAGAACCAGCCCTGGGCACGTTTAGCGATTTCACTGATGTGTACCTAACCCGAGTCCAACCGAACTGTGCCCTGGCCCACCTCTTTCACTGCAGGGGCGGccctggctcaggtggtagatcatctgccaatcggaaggttggtggttcatgtagttcctgtactatgtaaaagtgctttgagtagtcgttaaaggtcccatggcatgaacatttcaccttataaggttttttaacattaatatgagttcccccagcctgcctatggtcccccagtggctagaaatggtgataggtgtaaaccgagccctgggtatcctgctctgcctttgagaaaatgaaagctcagatgggcagatctggaatcttctccttatgaggtcataaggagcaaggttacctcccctttctctgctttgcccgcccagagaatttggcccacccatgagagagagacatcatggctttcaaacgagcaaagtgtcagttggtcaaggcaacccccccctctcctcctcaatagctacagacagaaatggcacatactaaggaacgctcattgtgggactggctctagtggctgtaattctgcaccaaggctgaatttcgggaaagagacttcagatacagtattaggggaccactaaggtctatataatagcatccaaagagcagcatgtcatggaactttaagactagaaaagcgcaatATAAAtagtccatttacatttcaaGCGGGCCCGGGCAAGATTTAGCATACTGTGCCCGGGCACTGCATGGAGCGGACACACTAGTCAAACGAACCGGACTTTGGGGTCAAACGTGCTCGGGCACGGTTTAACTGGGCCAAGTGTGAGTACGCCCTAAACGCAGGCCAATGACCATAAAACCACATTAAAAACACTAATGTCTTAAAAATATCATTGCTGTGTGGTCATCACAAACTAAATATTTACAACAGCTACCTGCTAAAATGTACTGCTTTCAACACTACTGCCTCCAGCATGTTGGGATAGGGTGGGCAGGGAGAAAAAACGTGTTTTATTGAAATACCAGCATGTTGTAAACCACATGGAATGGAGATGGACTGCCCTAAGCCAGTAATAATGGGTTGGCTGGGTGTGGAGTATGAGTGCTGCATACAACCACAGTGGGATTGGGGTTAACTGAGTGCTGACCACTGTACAATGGTCCCGTCTGGTTCTGACAAGTTTCAGTACCTGTATGGATGGTATCCCAATGCCAGTGAAGTGTTTGAGTCACAAACTATCAACCACGATTCACATATTGAGAAAAGGATGTGTTTGGTTATAGCACAGTAAGGCAATAAGGACATGATATGGCGTGTGTTATGCAGCACAAGACTGCTTTGCGGTAGAGATGTGTAAGGGCATATTCTGTACAGCATGTGTGTCTCTCAGGCTGTCACTCGGCAATCCTACCGAATAAAcccacacagcacagaaaccacAAACCACTTAGTGCCACACATGAACACTCTGGACaaaagctgccagttctgcAGTGAGATGGAGCACACAGCACAGTGTGACCGTTGAGGGACAAAGACAATTCTAAACGTCTAcaagaacaaaataaaaaaataaaaaacactttgtTAACAAAAGTGCAATACTAATGCAACCAAATGATTATATTCATATTATAAGTATTCCTCCCTCCCACCGTCTGAAGCTGTCTTCCTGCAGCAGGTTCCTCAGGGTGTCCAGGTCTCCGACGTAGGCCGCATTGTGCAGCCGCATGTCATCCTGCTCCAGAGGTTTGTCGCAGAACTGCTCCTGGAGCCATTCCTTTAGGTTACGGCCTGGTGAGGACACACAGATAAGAAACTGCCAAACTATGGCTTGTTGTGCAATCAATACAAAATACTGACATTGCTATTAGTCTACAAAGCACTATCATATCTTTTAAATAAGCTAATGTATGCTATGTAGTTAATTGCTTGTTTTCAGCACAGATCTCCaattgttttcatgttttagaCTGTATAGTGAAAATACACCAAGCATACTGCACATGTTTGAGAACCCTGCATTTCAGAGGGCTTTTCTCACTGCACATTATTTTGTTGCATAACTGTACAAATGTCCCTGCTAAACGTGGCAAGAATTAGTGATtgttgtaaaatgtcagaactaAATCCAGAGCCCTCTGACACAGTCAAGCTATTTAAACACAAACTTtctttttgtgtaccttattgtaaagtgttaccttgCCGGGCTGTAGCGTTGACTTGCATTTTATTGTGCAGGTGTTACTATTATTGTGCCCAACACTTGTAGTAAATATGCATTCAAAGCTCTAATGGTCAAacccaggggtcaccaacatgGTGCCcacgggcaccaggtagcccccaaggaccacatgagtagacctcaggcctgttctaaaaatgaaaatgtaatattgatattatctgtttcccaccttgttaagtcattgttgataattattgtgagaaatcattaacatgatcagtgtcttcacatagatgagtatcattaatcattgataatcatatataactaaaggcaaactgagctaatttgttatttcagaagagtgtatcaaactggtagcccttcgcatgactcaatacccatgaaatAGCTCTCActttcaaaaaggttggtgacccctggtcaaACCTTTGTCTAAATCCATTCATTATAACTATGTGTACGCTATGACAACAAACATTCCAGACATAGTCCATATGAAGATGTTTACTGACTCCATGAGCCACACCTCATTACACAGACAGGAGTCATCCTCAACAACACCACATCTGGGTTGACATCTGTGTCATAGATGTTGCTATGAGTGCATAAGTCGCGTGGATTGTTGTTACATTAGACGTTAGATTCTTAACACATTCACAGAAGTGGTGCTTTTAACAAGATTAGGGCTTTGGCTTGTTttagatcatttttattttggggggtgggaggggggagagattCGGATAATTGGCCCAGCAGCTATCTATGGGCCTGGTTAttgttgtcttcctgtcctcTTCCACACCCTGCCCATGCTGGATACATGCTGATGAATCATTGAGCCATGGTTACCTGCAGCAGTGGCACTGGGCAGATCGGAGACAGTGATGAGCGGAGGGAAATTGATACTGGGCGGCTCGTCAACATCCGCCTCTGGACCGTCGGCCATGCTCCTGAGACCGGGTTGAAATGTCACACACCGTCAACCTGGAGCTAGTTGCTTCGGCAGCGGATCGACGCTGGTTCCCCACAGTGACGGGAAAGCCGACCGAATCAGAGAAGAGACATCATAACACACAAACGTGACTGTGTTGATGGTTGATGACGGCGCCTGTGCGAGCTCACTGCGCAACTTCCTGACTGCGCTCAGCTGGACGGGTTTAAAGGGGCAAcgtcgcttttttttttttcaggatacCGCCACTggaaaattaaatatataatataatctcTTTTTCTATGATAAATACTGTATTGCATGAAACCAGCCAGGGTTTTAGAAATGCTGATGTCAATTTAACAAAATATGCATGGACTGTAGATATTATTTGTAgactgtattattatttaccAACATGAAGGTCAAAACTTTGTTTTTAAGCCAAAATTCAGTGGAACTACTCAGTCAATTTATTTGGCCTAAAACTAGCCCAAATGCTATGAAATATACAAGTATAGTCTAGTGTAGCCTAAAATTGTAGAATCAGCCTTTATATTACCATGTGTAagtctttgtttttattgttgaatGTAACACATCATCAGTAGTCCTAATATTGTGGTAGGTGTCTACAGTAGGCTGTTATAACTTATAAAAGTGATAGAAAAATCTGTTTGAAAATAGATACTGGAATAATGGATCATTTGGGTCAAGTTGCACCTAAAACTGTccacaaatatatattataattccGTGGCACATCATGATGTGTTTACTTCTATGAATAAAGCCCACCTACCATAGGATCGTATTAAAGGTCAAAGAGCAGTACCAAAAGGAATCCAGGATCCAAGGAAAGGAGTTTGGGCTTATTAACTCCTACAGTTCCTACATACTGTGTGTCCATGTTTCTGTGTACACAAAGGTTAGGCATTCTGCTTAGCTGCTGGTTGCATGTAAGCAGTTTGGGTAACTGCACAACGTTTGGCTAAAATATTGTGTCAGTCGTCTTTTAGACTGTTCCATGTGTGGGGAGTCATTTTTGGGTGGGTAACATACACCAGGGTGGCATGCAGCCATGGCTCTATGCTGCCTGATAACAGATGAACCTTTGACACTGAGGCCCTGGTGGTGCTCTAAAAATACACGGACAGGTCAACTGTGCCACGTGTGCCCATAAGTGGACAGCTCGCGTACAGACTTCCAGCTTTGTAAAGACAGGTTTGTTTCATGGAGGAATATTAAAGGCCATTCCAAAATTCAATTGTGGATGAACAGATTTCATTTTAGCGAGCATGTGCTTTGCAATTATAATTTTGAGACACGCAGTCTTACTTATTGAAAGTATGCAACCAGGTTCAAACCCATACTATCACAAGACTTGGGAACATAGTACACAACCCATCCCACTGATTGCAACACTCAGAACAATAAGCATGTAATAGTACTTTCATTAATGCAGAATATAAACAATGCCAGATTGATATGTCAGCACTCCAAACCCTGgccatgtgttttatgtgtagCTCATTTTCAGATTTAAAGTTCAAAAAAGTGATTGGGACTAGCAAAAGGATAAGTGGGTAACTGTAGTCAACAACAGTGGTCACTCATTAGCAGCATGATCCATTGTGAAAttcaaaggggaaaaaaaactcagtGAAGAGGTTTTAAGTCACTTCTTCTTTGTGGAACCCTACATTTAAAAGGGGAAACGCAGATGGACAATGGAGCTTTCTTTGGATTGTGCTGTAGTCTTATCTTAATCCACCTGTTGAGACTGGGGCCAGCGTCTTTTGTCCATGGCTTCTCCTAGGGGCCTTCGGTTAAATCTCCGACTTGCATCACAAATGCTCCATCTTCACTCCAAATCTTGCTTAATAGTTGTTAAAGGGGCTTCCTAatatgctttgtgtgtgtgctgcagctGTTTCTTGGCTTGCCAGAGAAAAGTTGCCGCTAATGTCACTTGAGGGTCTTAAAAAGAAAGTTAAACTTCTGTCATGTCAGACCGGGCTTCAAAAGATACGAGTCTCGTCGAGTGTGACTTGGCCGTGCCAGACGCCACAAGGGCTTCACATAAACTCGTCAAAATCCCAAACCAGGGTCATTTATCATTTCGCTCATAATGTAACTCAAGCAGTCCAGACCTCTCATTAATTTTCCATTATAAGGACAACTTGACTTGGAGTCTGTAGCTTTCTCTCAGCAACAGTCACtactctccattgactcttgAAAACAGGAATACACACATATCTATTGCAATGTAACCATTTATTTCACTCCACTACAAAATTATATACTTATTTGAACTATGATACAATCTCCACATATACATAATGTACAGTTTAAAGAGAAACAAGGATATTATACAAgtagtttacattttcattttatatgaGATATGAACACACAGgttctcacttttttccacaagttttgttttaagattttttatatttgacttttcaataGGTTACAGTATATTTGATGGACTAAATATAATACTGATATGAAAATGGAGTAAATCGGACTAAATGAGAGTACATTTAGTGAATACCTCTAATAAAGATCAGTTAAATGAATAGCATTGATATAGATATTTCCCACTGAAGCAATGCCATTTTTAAAAGATATATCAGTGTAATTTTGCTCTTTCCGTAGCTGTTAGTGCCAATGATCAGTCTAAACAAACACAATTGGCCAGTCAGAAGCTATACATTTCTTCCCACTGGCAACTACTGGCTGTCTGTTTGTACATTACCAGTCTCTAGCTGTAATGAGATGTTGTGCCACCTATTCTATTGGTAACCGGTCTGATGAGGCAGTCAAAGTGGAAACCCATTTTTGGGCAGATGTCTTGGAGGTCTGTGCAGAGAAGATAAAGTCAAGCTACAGTATGTACGCTCATCACATTCACATCTGGAAAAACTAGTTCAGATACAACTGGACATtataaaaaaagcatttaaagaATGGATTACATTTATCAATCCAAccaagtgtgtgttttttttacagtgctgtGTAAATGCTGGCAGTCTACATGTATATCTGCAGTAGAACTAACCAGAGGTAGCAACTGCACTTGTACAAGTTAAATTAACTTTTGTACTATTACTTAAATATGGTAACTgcattgtatgtgtgtatttcattCACACATGGACTTCAGTGAGATGGCATTATTGGAATTTTGGGGAAACTGGGACAGTGGTTTCTTTTAGTCTCTATCCAATCTCAGCCTAGTTATTGCTTCATATTTTCTTATTAGCTACATATGTAAAGCACTTCTTTTTAAAGTCACAAAAGGAGTTAGTAAAATAGTTTTGTctcatttcttttaatgtatAAAGAATGGAAGTTTCTCACAAAAAGCTGCCATCTGACCAAACACTGTCTCCATTCCAAAAAAGAAACAGTTTGGCATATCCTACAGAATAAATAGAGTAGAGGGACCTCCCTGACG
This window encodes:
- the asb1 gene encoding ankyrin repeat and SOCS box protein 1 — encoded protein: MADGPEADVDEPPSINFPPLITVSDLPSATAAGRNLKEWLQEQFCDKPLEQDDMRLHNAAYVGDLDTLRNLLQEDSFRRRINEKSVWCCGCLPCTPLRIAATAGHAACVAYLIAQGAEVDLVDVKGQTALYVAVVNGHLDCVRILLEAGADPNGSRHHRSTPLYHAARVGRLDVLQELIRFNADVDMDHQLGPRLLLSARTLNTLVVCPLYISAAYHHLHCFKLLLQAGAQPDFNYTGPVCQEALTRGLASCLLDAVLRHGCEVAFIRVLLDHGANPALVPLDGTELEGPNRRKVDPEALRVLLEARKFPRRLTHLCRIRIRRAMGKNRLNHIPSLPLPQPIKNFLLHQN